Proteins encoded by one window of Streptomyces sp. NBC_01571:
- a CDS encoding thiolase family protein: MTDSYVYAAARTPFGRFSGALAGIRPDDLAALAVNGVLAKVPGLDPSAIDDVVWGNANGAGEDNRNVGRMAVLLAGLPTSVPATTVNRLCGSSLDAAIIASRAIETGDADIVLTGGVESMTRAPWVLPKPERGYPVGDVTAVSTAVGWRLVNERMPKEWTVSLGEANEQLADRFHVPRQRQDEFAVRSHNLADAAWEAGFYDDLVTPVATDGKGGTLARDEGIRPGSTIDKLAALRPAFRPDGVITAGNSSPLNDGASAVLLGSGAAAPRIGADPLARIAGRGVFALDPQMFGFAPVEAANRALKSAGITWSDVSAVELNEAFAVQAVACVDAWKIDPAIVNAKGGAIALGHPLGASGGRLLGTLAHRLKESGGRWGVAAICIGVGQALTVVLENVTETGR, from the coding sequence GTGACCGACAGTTATGTGTACGCAGCGGCAAGGACACCCTTCGGACGGTTCTCCGGCGCCCTCGCCGGCATCCGGCCCGACGATCTCGCGGCGCTCGCCGTGAACGGCGTCCTGGCCAAGGTGCCGGGGCTCGATCCGAGCGCTATCGACGACGTGGTCTGGGGAAACGCCAACGGCGCCGGCGAGGACAACCGCAACGTCGGCCGGATGGCCGTGCTCCTGGCCGGGCTGCCCACCTCGGTGCCCGCCACGACCGTCAACCGGCTGTGCGGCTCCTCCCTGGACGCGGCGATCATCGCCTCCCGGGCCATCGAGACCGGTGACGCCGACATCGTGCTCACCGGCGGCGTGGAATCGATGACCCGGGCTCCGTGGGTGCTGCCCAAGCCCGAGCGCGGCTATCCCGTCGGCGACGTGACCGCCGTGTCCACGGCGGTCGGCTGGCGGCTGGTCAACGAGCGCATGCCGAAGGAGTGGACGGTCTCCCTGGGCGAGGCCAACGAGCAGTTGGCCGACCGTTTCCACGTCCCGCGGCAGCGGCAGGACGAGTTCGCCGTCCGCTCCCACAACCTCGCCGACGCCGCCTGGGAGGCAGGCTTCTACGACGACCTGGTGACGCCGGTCGCGACCGACGGCAAAGGCGGCACGCTCGCCCGCGACGAGGGCATCAGGCCCGGGTCCACGATCGACAAGCTGGCCGCTCTCAGGCCGGCCTTCCGCCCCGACGGGGTGATCACGGCGGGCAACTCCTCGCCGCTGAACGACGGCGCCTCCGCCGTGCTGCTCGGGTCAGGGGCCGCCGCCCCACGTATCGGTGCCGATCCGCTGGCCCGCATAGCCGGGCGCGGAGTGTTCGCACTGGATCCGCAGATGTTCGGCTTCGCGCCGGTGGAGGCGGCGAACCGGGCCCTGAAGAGCGCGGGCATCACCTGGTCCGACGTGTCCGCGGTCGAACTCAACGAGGCGTTCGCGGTGCAGGCGGTGGCCTGCGTGGACGCCTGGAAGATCGACCCCGCGATCGTCAACGCCAAGGGCGGGGCCATCGCCCTCGGCCACCCGCTGGGCGCTTCCGGCGGCAGGCTCCTGGGCACGCTCGCCCACCGGCTGAAGGAGTCCGGCGGGAGATGGGGCGTCGCGGCGATCTGCATCGGCGTGGGCCAGGCGCTCACCGTCGTCCTGGAGAACGTCACGGAGACCGGCCGATGA
- a CDS encoding 3-oxoacid CoA-transferase subunit A — MTMRVCDHADEAVAGIEDGSTVLVGGFGMAGMPVDLIDALIRQGAKDLTVVSNNAGNGDTGLAALLAKGRVRKVVCSFPRQSDSYVFDGLYRAGKLELEVVPQGNLAERIRAAGAGIGAFFCPTGAGTLLAEGKETRVIDGRTYVLEYPIKGDVALIGAHRADRMGNLVYRKTARNFGPVMATAATTVVAQVREIVDTGMIDPETVVTPSIYVDRVVQEATA; from the coding sequence ATGACCATGCGGGTGTGTGACCACGCCGACGAGGCCGTCGCCGGGATCGAGGACGGCTCGACGGTGCTCGTCGGCGGCTTCGGGATGGCCGGAATGCCGGTCGATCTGATCGACGCGCTCATCCGCCAGGGCGCGAAGGACCTGACGGTCGTCTCCAACAACGCCGGCAACGGCGACACGGGGCTGGCCGCGCTGCTGGCGAAGGGACGGGTCCGTAAAGTCGTCTGTTCCTTCCCCCGACAGTCCGACTCGTACGTCTTCGACGGCCTCTACCGGGCCGGCAAGCTGGAGCTGGAAGTGGTGCCGCAGGGCAACCTCGCGGAGCGGATCAGGGCGGCCGGTGCGGGTATCGGCGCCTTCTTCTGCCCCACCGGTGCCGGGACCCTGCTGGCCGAGGGCAAGGAGACCCGCGTCATCGACGGCCGTACCTACGTCCTGGAGTACCCGATCAAGGGCGACGTCGCGTTGATCGGCGCCCACCGGGCCGATCGCATGGGCAACCTCGTCTACCGCAAGACCGCCCGCAACTTCGGGCCCGTCATGGCCACCGCCGCGACCACCGTGGTCGCACAGGTCCGCGAGATCGTCGACACCGGCATGATCGACCCCGAGACCGTGGTGACGCCGAGCATCTATGTCGACCGCGTGGTGCAGGAGGCGACCGCATGA
- a CDS encoding 3-oxoacid CoA-transferase subunit B encodes MNPIRRTTDSERGPLDKSEIAALVARDIPHGSFVNLGIGQPTLVADHLPADSGVVLHTENGMLNMGPAAQGEEIDHDLTNAGKVPVTEPPGAAYFHHADSFAMMRGGHLDICVLGAFQVSAAGDLANWHTGAPDAIPAVGGAMDLAIGAKKVFVMMTLFTKSGASKLVPRCTYPLTGLGCVDRVYTDLAVFDITPAGVAVRETFGITVDDLAGRLELPLLPAAA; translated from the coding sequence ATGAACCCGATCCGACGCACGACGGACAGTGAGCGCGGCCCGCTGGACAAGTCCGAGATCGCCGCCCTGGTGGCCCGCGACATTCCCCACGGCTCGTTCGTCAATCTCGGCATCGGCCAGCCGACACTCGTGGCCGACCACCTGCCGGCCGACTCCGGTGTGGTGCTCCACACCGAGAACGGCATGCTCAACATGGGTCCCGCCGCCCAGGGCGAGGAGATCGACCACGACCTCACCAACGCCGGCAAGGTTCCCGTGACCGAACCGCCCGGAGCGGCCTACTTCCACCACGCGGACTCCTTCGCCATGATGCGCGGCGGACACCTGGACATCTGTGTCCTGGGCGCCTTCCAGGTCTCCGCGGCCGGAGACCTCGCCAACTGGCACACCGGCGCGCCCGACGCCATCCCCGCCGTCGGCGGAGCCATGGACCTGGCGATCGGTGCCAAGAAGGTCTTCGTCATGATGACGCTGTTCACGAAGAGCGGCGCCAGCAAGCTGGTTCCCCGGTGCACCTACCCGCTGACCGGGCTGGGCTGCGTCGACCGCGTCTACACCGACCTCGCGGTCTTCGACATCACCCCGGCGGGCGTCGCGGTGCGCGAGACCTTCGGCATCACCGTCGACGACCTCGCGGGCCGCCTCGAACTGCCGCTCCTGCCCGCCGCGGCCTGA
- a CDS encoding FAD-dependent monooxygenase codes for MPEFNDGTPETELPSDSIVTTEVVVVGSGPAGASAALLLSTLGVDTIMITKYRWTANTPRAHITNQRAMEVFRDLGIESQVLADATEHGLVGDTVFCTSITGEEIGRIHTWGTRPDREADYRLASPCLTVDIPQTYLEPILVRNATQRGAHTRFSTEYLSHTQDADGVTVEVLDRLTGARYSIRAKYLIGADGARSKVAADIGLPFEGAMDIAGSMNITFKADISRYVSHRPSVLYWVVQPGSDVGGIGAGLVRMIRPWNEWLIVWGYDIADEPPVVDERAAIQIVRNLLGMPDLDVEITGTSLWGNNEMYATRLHLGRVFCAGDAVHRHPPSNGLGSNTSVQDAYNLAWKLAAVLRGQAAPALLDTYTDERAPVAERIVKRANRSGREFVDIFRSLGVLDARTEAEMTAAIEERKDNTPAGAAKRAALVRAMDLKNYEFNAHGVELGQFYASSAVLSDGSARPAPTRDTDLYYEMSTVPGSHLPHAWVGDSSRRLALMDLAPYTRWTLLTGIAGEAWSQAGEKIAQELGVPLETVVIGPGREVTDLYYDWAKLREVEESGVLLVRPDKHIAWRATTLPENPEDQLRQVLLSILGRD; via the coding sequence ATGCCGGAATTCAACGACGGGACCCCAGAGACCGAACTGCCCTCCGACTCCATCGTGACCACAGAGGTCGTCGTCGTAGGCTCCGGGCCGGCGGGCGCCTCCGCCGCACTGCTGCTGTCGACACTGGGCGTCGACACCATCATGATCACCAAGTACCGGTGGACCGCGAACACGCCCCGCGCGCACATCACCAACCAGCGCGCCATGGAGGTCTTCCGCGACCTCGGCATCGAGTCCCAGGTCCTCGCGGACGCGACCGAGCACGGCCTCGTCGGGGACACCGTGTTCTGCACGAGCATCACCGGAGAGGAGATCGGCCGCATCCACACCTGGGGGACCCGCCCCGACCGTGAGGCCGACTACCGGCTCGCTTCCCCCTGCCTGACCGTGGACATCCCCCAGACCTACCTGGAACCGATCCTGGTACGGAACGCGACACAGCGCGGTGCCCACACACGGTTCTCCACCGAGTACCTCTCCCACACCCAGGACGCCGACGGCGTCACCGTCGAGGTTCTCGACCGTCTGACCGGCGCGCGGTACAGCATTCGCGCCAAGTACCTGATCGGCGCCGACGGCGCCCGCTCGAAGGTGGCCGCCGACATCGGTCTGCCGTTCGAGGGCGCGATGGACATCGCCGGATCGATGAACATCACCTTCAAGGCGGACATCTCCCGGTACGTCTCGCACCGGCCCTCCGTCCTGTACTGGGTCGTACAGCCGGGTTCCGACGTGGGCGGCATCGGCGCGGGCCTGGTTCGCATGATCCGCCCCTGGAACGAGTGGCTGATCGTGTGGGGCTACGACATCGCCGACGAGCCCCCCGTCGTCGACGAGCGGGCGGCGATCCAGATCGTACGGAATCTCCTCGGCATGCCGGACCTGGACGTCGAGATCACGGGCACCAGCCTCTGGGGCAACAACGAGATGTACGCGACCCGCCTGCACCTCGGCCGGGTGTTCTGCGCCGGCGACGCCGTGCACCGGCACCCGCCGAGCAACGGCCTGGGCTCCAACACCTCGGTCCAGGACGCCTACAACCTCGCCTGGAAGCTGGCCGCCGTGCTCAGAGGCCAGGCCGCTCCGGCGCTGCTGGACACCTACACCGACGAACGCGCCCCCGTCGCGGAACGCATCGTGAAGCGGGCCAACCGGTCCGGCCGGGAGTTCGTGGACATCTTCCGGTCCCTCGGCGTCCTCGACGCGCGGACCGAGGCGGAAATGACCGCCGCGATCGAGGAACGCAAGGACAACACCCCCGCCGGCGCCGCCAAACGGGCCGCGCTCGTACGAGCCATGGACCTGAAGAACTACGAGTTCAACGCGCACGGCGTCGAACTGGGCCAGTTCTACGCCTCCTCGGCCGTCCTGTCCGACGGGTCCGCTCGCCCCGCCCCCACCCGGGACACCGACCTCTACTACGAGATGTCCACGGTTCCCGGCTCCCATCTGCCGCACGCCTGGGTCGGCGACAGCAGCCGCCGCCTCGCGCTGATGGACCTGGCCCCCTACACCCGGTGGACACTGCTCACCGGCATCGCCGGCGAGGCGTGGTCACAGGCGGGCGAGAAGATAGCCCAGGAACTCGGCGTCCCGCTCGAGACCGTCGTCATCGGGCCGGGCCGTGAGGTCACCGACCTGTACTACGACTGGGCGAAGCTGCGCGAGGTCGAGGAGAGCGGAGTGCTGCTGGTGCGCCCGGACAAGCACATCGCGTGGCGCGCCACGACCCTGCCCGAAAACCCCGAGGACCAACTGCGACAGGTCCTGCTCTCGATCCTGGGAAGGGACTGA
- a CDS encoding maleylacetate reductase yields MRFHHDTLPQRVHFASGEAAESLTDEIASLGARRVMVIAGAGEREIAERVTGGLPVVHRHDDVVMHVPVEVAERAREAAAAHDADVLVSIGGGSTTGLAKAVALTTGLPIVAVPTTYAGSEATPVWGLTEGSAKTTGTDHKVLPRAIVYDATLTLTLPAGLSAASGLNAVAHCVDSLWAPRTDPVNQTLAAEGVRALRTGLPMVVKEPDALPGREQALYGAYLSALAFASAGSGLHHKICHVLGGMFNLPHAATHAVVLPYVLAFNGAAAPEAETRLAAAFGTPTAREGLARLRDQLDAPRSLRDLGMPSGGIASAAEAVVAAAPAGNPSPVTLPAITDLLRTAWEGAEPR; encoded by the coding sequence ATGCGTTTCCACCACGACACCCTGCCGCAGAGGGTGCACTTCGCCTCCGGCGAGGCGGCGGAGAGCCTCACGGACGAGATCGCCTCCCTCGGCGCCCGCCGCGTGATGGTGATCGCCGGCGCGGGTGAGCGCGAGATCGCCGAGCGCGTCACGGGCGGCCTGCCCGTCGTCCACCGGCACGACGACGTCGTGATGCACGTCCCCGTCGAGGTCGCCGAACGAGCCCGCGAGGCAGCCGCCGCGCACGACGCCGACGTCCTGGTCAGCATCGGCGGAGGCTCGACCACCGGTCTGGCCAAAGCGGTCGCGCTCACCACCGGGCTGCCGATCGTCGCCGTTCCCACCACCTACGCCGGTTCCGAGGCCACCCCCGTCTGGGGACTGACCGAGGGCTCCGCCAAGACCACCGGCACCGACCACAAGGTCCTGCCGCGTGCGATCGTCTACGACGCCACGCTGACGCTGACCCTGCCCGCCGGCCTGAGCGCCGCCTCCGGCCTCAACGCCGTGGCGCACTGCGTCGACTCCCTGTGGGCCCCTCGCACCGACCCCGTCAACCAGACCCTCGCCGCCGAGGGGGTCCGGGCGCTCCGCACCGGACTGCCCATGGTCGTCAAGGAACCCGACGCACTGCCCGGCCGTGAGCAGGCGCTCTACGGCGCCTACCTGTCGGCCCTGGCCTTCGCGTCCGCCGGATCAGGGCTCCACCACAAGATCTGCCACGTACTGGGAGGCATGTTCAACCTCCCGCACGCCGCCACCCACGCCGTCGTCCTCCCGTACGTCCTCGCCTTCAACGGGGCCGCGGCCCCCGAAGCCGAGACACGCCTCGCCGCGGCCTTCGGCACACCCACCGCCCGGGAGGGGCTCGCCCGGCTGCGCGACCAGCTCGACGCACCGCGCTCGCTGCGCGACCTCGGCATGCCGTCCGGCGGCATCGCCTCAGCGGCCGAGGCCGTGGTCGCCGCCGCCCCGGCCGGCAACCCGAGCCCGGTCACCCTGCCGGCGATCACCGACCTGCTCCGTACGGCCTGGGAAGGAGCCGAACCGCGATGA
- a CDS encoding intradiol ring-cleavage dioxygenase, with translation MTHTPDTTEDVPDDKQQGIEAEVTRRVLESFADCTDPRLRQVLESLVQHLHAFVRDVRLTEREWDLGIDFLTRTGHITDDRRQEFILLSDVLGVSMQTVAVNNEAYGEATEATVFGPFFVEDSPEIEPGGDMSFGAGGEPCWVEGTVTDTAGAPVPGARVEVWEADEDGFYDTQYDDDRTAARAHLFTDSDGRYRFWGLTPTPYAIPHDGPVGQLLAATGRSPMRASHLHFMVSAPAQRTLVTHIFVRGDELLDSDAVFGVKESLVKDFHTQEPGSPTPDGRDLGDRVWSRVRFDIVLAPDGT, from the coding sequence ATGACCCACACCCCCGACACCACCGAAGACGTACCCGACGACAAGCAGCAGGGCATCGAAGCGGAGGTCACACGCCGAGTCCTGGAGTCCTTCGCCGACTGCACCGACCCACGACTGCGTCAGGTGCTGGAGTCCCTCGTCCAGCACCTGCACGCCTTCGTCCGGGACGTCCGGCTCACCGAGAGGGAATGGGACCTGGGCATCGACTTCCTCACCCGCACCGGCCACATCACCGACGACCGGCGCCAGGAGTTCATCCTCCTGTCGGACGTCCTCGGTGTCTCGATGCAGACCGTCGCCGTCAACAACGAGGCGTACGGCGAGGCCACGGAAGCCACCGTGTTCGGGCCGTTCTTCGTCGAGGACAGCCCCGAGATCGAGCCGGGGGGCGACATGTCCTTCGGCGCGGGTGGTGAACCGTGCTGGGTCGAGGGCACCGTGACCGACACCGCGGGCGCACCGGTCCCCGGAGCACGCGTCGAGGTGTGGGAGGCCGACGAGGACGGCTTCTACGACACCCAGTACGACGACGACCGCACCGCCGCGCGAGCCCACCTGTTCACCGACTCCGACGGGCGCTACCGCTTCTGGGGCCTGACCCCCACCCCGTACGCCATCCCCCACGACGGCCCGGTGGGGCAGCTCCTGGCAGCGACCGGCCGGTCACCCATGCGTGCCTCGCACCTCCACTTCATGGTCAGTGCCCCCGCTCAGCGCACCCTCGTCACCCACATCTTCGTCCGCGGCGACGAACTCCTCGACAGCGACGCCGTCTTCGGTGTGAAGGAGTCCCTCGTCAAGGACTTCCACACGCAGGAACCGGGCAGTCCGACACCCGACGGACGTGACCTCGGGGACCGGGTCTGGTCCCGTGTGCGGTTCGACATCGTGCTCGCCCCCGACGGCACCTGA
- a CDS encoding helix-turn-helix domain-containing protein, translating to MTSGMGTGPVLFSTVGLPEGQRVALWEAHNAAALIGVHCRSLRDDALEATEINLQLPHVHLARVAGSPHVVERSRSVVRNLPSDAIACYFALTGDAFFYHDDGVRVLHPGQLIVCDADRPFIRGFSQGLEELAVKVPRSVWRDLGGPQLSQPMVFDVDEGAAQARVLARMVDRAVLPKSSEAVEEDIVLELLGSVVSGRPPTTAAVHLATARAYIDEHLTEPGLSAAHVARGIGVSERHLSRVFAHGGESLPQYLLGRRLDRARSMLAAGWTGSVAEAGAACGFGSASYFSHRFKERHGVGAADVLRGGRVGG from the coding sequence ATGACAAGCGGGATGGGAACCGGCCCTGTTCTGTTCAGCACGGTCGGCCTCCCGGAGGGCCAGCGAGTCGCCCTGTGGGAGGCGCACAACGCGGCAGCCCTCATAGGCGTGCACTGTCGCTCGTTGCGTGATGACGCGCTCGAGGCGACGGAGATCAACCTCCAGCTGCCCCACGTCCACCTGGCCCGTGTCGCGGGCAGTCCCCATGTCGTGGAACGGTCCCGCTCGGTGGTCCGGAACCTGCCGTCGGATGCGATCGCGTGCTACTTCGCGCTCACCGGGGACGCCTTCTTCTACCACGACGACGGGGTACGGGTGCTGCACCCGGGACAGCTGATCGTCTGCGACGCGGACCGGCCCTTCATACGGGGTTTCTCGCAGGGGCTGGAAGAGTTGGCCGTGAAGGTACCCCGGTCGGTCTGGCGGGATCTCGGCGGCCCGCAGCTCTCCCAGCCCATGGTCTTCGACGTCGACGAGGGCGCCGCACAGGCCAGGGTTCTGGCCCGGATGGTCGACCGGGCGGTGCTGCCGAAGTCGTCCGAGGCCGTGGAGGAGGACATCGTGCTGGAGTTGCTCGGCAGCGTGGTGTCGGGGCGCCCGCCGACCACGGCGGCCGTTCACCTCGCGACCGCCCGGGCCTACATCGACGAACACCTGACGGAGCCGGGGCTGTCAGCGGCGCACGTCGCCCGGGGGATCGGGGTCAGCGAGCGGCATCTGTCACGTGTGTTCGCCCACGGCGGTGAAAGCCTTCCGCAGTACCTCCTCGGCCGCCGTCTCGACCGCGCCCGCTCGATGCTCGCCGCGGGATGGACCGGGAGCGTCGCCGAGGCGGGAGCGGCCTGTGGGTTCGGGTCGGCCTCCTATTTCTCGCACCGGTTCAAGGAGCGACACGGCGTGGGGGCCGCTGATGTCCTGCGTGGCGGACGCGTCGGGGGATGA
- a CDS encoding alkene reductase: MPRLTHHLALPAFTTRNRVFMAPLTRMRAAQPGDVPTDLMREHYTQRAGAGLIVTEGTQISPEGKGCHATPGIYSDDQVAGWRRITDAVHEAGGRIVLQLWHVGRITHPAVHGGEPGVSASALPFEGATRIQGPDGGLVPVEAPTPRALAAGELPRVLDDYRRATLNARAAGFDMVEIHGANGYLLQQFMSSSSNHREDRYGGSVDNRARFPLEVVDAVVETWDPAHVGMRISPLIKVGGLDDSDGLEMGLHIAGELGRRELGYLHLCEPDWVGGPELDDDFRIKLREAFDGVIIAAGNYTPDKSARVLRAGWADAIAFGRLFIANPDLPRRLADGSPLNELRPEVISGGDATGYTDYPALTG; encoded by the coding sequence ATGCCCCGTCTGACCCATCACCTTGCCCTGCCCGCCTTCACCACCCGCAATCGCGTGTTCATGGCGCCCCTGACGCGCATGCGCGCCGCCCAGCCCGGCGACGTCCCCACCGACCTCATGCGCGAGCACTACACCCAGCGCGCCGGCGCGGGCCTGATCGTCACCGAGGGCACCCAGATCAGCCCCGAAGGCAAGGGCTGCCACGCCACCCCGGGCATCTACTCCGACGACCAGGTCGCCGGGTGGCGCCGTATCACCGACGCCGTCCACGAGGCGGGGGGCAGGATCGTCCTCCAGCTGTGGCACGTCGGACGCATCACCCACCCTGCCGTCCACGGCGGTGAGCCGGGCGTCTCGGCCAGCGCCCTGCCGTTCGAGGGCGCCACCAGGATCCAGGGCCCCGACGGCGGCCTCGTGCCCGTCGAGGCACCCACCCCGCGTGCCCTGGCCGCCGGTGAACTGCCCCGCGTCCTCGACGACTACCGCCGGGCGACCCTCAACGCCCGTGCCGCGGGCTTCGACATGGTCGAGATCCACGGCGCCAACGGTTACCTTCTCCAGCAATTCATGTCCAGCAGCAGCAACCACCGCGAGGACCGGTACGGCGGCAGCGTCGACAACCGCGCTCGTTTCCCCCTGGAGGTCGTCGACGCCGTTGTGGAGACCTGGGATCCGGCCCACGTCGGCATGCGCATCTCTCCGCTGATCAAAGTCGGTGGCCTCGACGACAGCGACGGCCTGGAGATGGGCCTGCACATCGCCGGTGAACTCGGCCGGCGTGAGCTGGGCTACCTCCACCTGTGCGAGCCCGACTGGGTCGGCGGCCCGGAACTCGACGACGACTTCCGCATCAAACTCCGCGAGGCGTTCGACGGCGTCATCATCGCCGCCGGCAACTACACCCCCGACAAGAGCGCCCGCGTACTGCGCGCGGGCTGGGCCGACGCCATCGCTTTCGGGCGCCTCTTCATCGCCAATCCCGACCTGCCGCGCCGCCTCGCCGACGGTTCCCCGCTCAACGAACTGCGGCCCGAGGTCATCTCCGGCGGCGACGCCACCGGATACACCGACTACCCCGCCCTGACCGGCTGA
- a CDS encoding helix-turn-helix domain-containing protein, whose translation MRKTDLSGASCPIARSLSDIGDWWSLLIVRDALSGMTRFSEFQRSLGCARNILSARLAKLVERDVLAVAPASDGSAYTEYRLTEKGKTLRVPLVALRQWGEDHLFDAAEERLGLVDKRDGLPVARLELRAHDGRVLSPEDVETRNRRDRDVQDFPDETDDATPRERLQGVFEAQRLSCEAPESPGGFSVDIAGEFRAPTYPGARQARFHKDRLYGYVCRQAERAGAREPEALAEQLVMLYTGAADHVLRTRRYPDSVGKAVDVLLATHGID comes from the coding sequence GTGCGCAAGACAGATCTCAGCGGGGCCTCCTGCCCCATCGCTCGTTCACTGAGTGACATCGGCGACTGGTGGTCGCTGCTCATCGTCCGGGACGCCCTGTCCGGCATGACCCGGTTCAGCGAGTTCCAGCGCAGCCTCGGCTGTGCCAGGAACATCCTCAGCGCCCGCCTCGCCAAGCTCGTCGAACGCGACGTCCTCGCCGTGGCTCCGGCATCCGACGGCAGCGCCTACACCGAATACCGGCTGACCGAGAAGGGGAAGACGCTGCGCGTACCCCTCGTCGCGCTGCGCCAGTGGGGCGAGGACCACCTGTTCGACGCGGCCGAGGAACGCCTCGGCCTCGTCGACAAGCGCGACGGCCTGCCCGTGGCCCGCCTCGAACTGCGCGCCCACGACGGCCGCGTCCTGAGCCCCGAGGACGTCGAAACCCGCAACCGCCGCGACAGGGACGTGCAGGACTTCCCCGACGAGACCGACGACGCCACACCACGTGAGCGGTTGCAGGGAGTCTTCGAGGCGCAGCGTCTCTCCTGCGAGGCTCCCGAGTCCCCGGGCGGCTTCTCGGTGGACATCGCCGGCGAGTTCCGCGCCCCGACGTACCCCGGGGCGCGGCAGGCGCGCTTCCACAAGGACCGGCTGTACGGCTACGTGTGCCGCCAGGCCGAACGCGCCGGGGCGCGTGAGCCGGAGGCGCTCGCGGAGCAGCTCGTCATGCTGTACACCGGCGCGGCCGATCACGTCCTGCGCACCCGGCGCTACCCGGACTCCGTGGGCAAGGCGGTCGACGTCCTGCTGGCCACGCACGGCATCGACTGA
- a CDS encoding MFS transporter, whose translation MCLGLLLSMFNATVVNVMLPTMRGALHVSGTSLQWVAALFTLCNAALLLAGGALGELIGKRMTFLSGVAVFTVGSAACAAAPSLGVLLAARTVQAIGVAVTTPQTLSILVTEYTDRTRRARAVGIWAGMASLGLAAGPVVGGVVIDVGSWRGGFMVSAVLGAVTLVLGLRVISRARYGRPAHAPTPDFAGAALSVLALAALVFGLIESATLGWNSPFIVGAFALAASATAAFVLTQRAASGRGRSPLMPLELWRSRGFVAANTAGLAYFFALFGILYFCSVYLQQYRNFSTLEAGLTFLPMTIVMALVGPVSGRLSARFTTTSLTVAGLLVASAGTLSLALLAAGGAVGVVCSLALFGLGAGLMSSPMSNMAVSSAAARHSGAASATHNAFRQIGSTLGVAALGTMVVAGHHAAGETKAAFSTGLSHAMVAVAVVLVVCAIAVAMLGRRRRGFTPEALRLVPRRR comes from the coding sequence ATGTGTCTCGGCCTGCTGCTGTCGATGTTCAACGCGACAGTCGTCAACGTGATGCTGCCCACCATGCGCGGGGCACTTCACGTCTCCGGGACCAGTCTGCAGTGGGTCGCCGCCCTGTTCACACTCTGCAACGCCGCGCTGCTCCTGGCCGGCGGCGCGCTCGGTGAGCTGATCGGCAAGCGGATGACCTTTCTGAGCGGGGTCGCGGTGTTCACCGTCGGATCGGCAGCCTGCGCCGCAGCGCCGAGCCTCGGTGTACTGCTTGCCGCTCGTACGGTCCAGGCCATCGGCGTGGCGGTGACGACGCCCCAGACCCTTTCGATCCTGGTGACCGAATACACGGACCGGACGCGCCGGGCGCGCGCGGTCGGGATCTGGGCCGGCATGGCCAGTCTCGGGCTCGCCGCGGGTCCCGTGGTAGGTGGCGTGGTCATCGACGTGGGCAGCTGGCGCGGCGGCTTCATGGTGAGCGCCGTCCTCGGCGCGGTCACTCTCGTGCTCGGCCTCCGCGTCATCTCCCGCGCCCGCTACGGCCGGCCCGCCCACGCGCCGACACCTGACTTCGCGGGGGCGGCGTTGTCGGTGCTGGCGCTGGCGGCGCTCGTGTTCGGTCTCATCGAGTCCGCCACGCTGGGCTGGAACTCGCCGTTCATCGTCGGCGCCTTCGCCCTCGCGGCGTCGGCCACCGCCGCGTTCGTCCTCACGCAGCGCGCTGCGAGCGGCCGCGGCCGCTCGCCACTCATGCCGCTGGAACTATGGCGCAGCCGCGGCTTCGTCGCCGCGAACACCGCCGGACTGGCCTATTTCTTCGCACTGTTCGGAATCCTCTATTTCTGCAGCGTCTACTTGCAGCAGTACAGGAATTTCTCGACGCTGGAAGCGGGCCTGACGTTCCTGCCGATGACGATCGTCATGGCGCTGGTCGGCCCGGTCAGCGGTCGGCTGTCCGCCCGGTTCACCACGACATCACTCACGGTCGCCGGGCTTCTCGTGGCCTCGGCGGGAACCTTGTCGCTGGCGCTGCTGGCGGCAGGCGGGGCCGTCGGCGTGGTGTGCAGCCTCGCCCTCTTCGGACTCGGTGCCGGTCTGATGAGTTCGCCCATGAGCAACATGGCGGTCTCCAGTGCGGCTGCGCGTCACAGTGGGGCCGCGTCCGCGACCCATAACGCGTTCCGGCAGATCGGCAGCACCCTCGGCGTCGCCGCGCTGGGCACCATGGTCGTGGCCGGACACCATGCGGCAGGTGAAACGAAGGCGGCGTTCAGTACCGGACTCAGCCATGCCATGGTGGCCGTCGCCGTCGTTCTCGTCGTCTGCGCGATCGCCGTCGCCATGCTCGGAAGGCGTCGACGCGGCTTCACGCCGGAGGCTCTTCGACTGGTGCCGCGGCGTCGATGA